From the genome of Vicia villosa cultivar HV-30 ecotype Madison, WI linkage group LG2, Vvil1.0, whole genome shotgun sequence, one region includes:
- the LOC131646770 gene encoding probable pectate lyase 16 — translation MTNNIGKGLIHYKVTDSNDDPINPKPGTLRYGASVIQGKVWITFQKDMNIRLMKPLLISSFTTIDGRGVNVHIANNACLMIFKATNIIIHSIRIHHCKAQAPGMVMGPNGKVISLGQVDGDAIRLVTASKIWIDHNTLYNCEDGLLDVTRGSTDVTISSNWFREQDKVMLLGHDDGYVRDLNMKVTVVYNHFGPNCNQRMPRIRHGYAHVANNIYLGWMQYAIGGSMGPSLKSESNLFIAPKDGSKEVTWRNNDRTNRDKWEFHSKGDAFKNGASFAATEGGRVRKPNYNKEQSFKVVDVKSVRSLTRSSGAFQCSRTSIC, via the exons ATGACAAACAACATTGGTAAGGGTCTCATCCATTATAAAGTTACAGACTCAAATGATGACCCCATAAATCCCAAACCTGGAACGTTGAGATATGGAGCTTCAGTAATCCAAGGCAAAGTGTGGATCACATTCCAAAAAGACATGAATATTAGACTAATGAAACCGCTTCTCATTAGTAGTTTCACCACCATTGATGGTCGTGGCGTCAACGTGCATATTGCTAATAATGCATGCTTGATGATATTCAAG gcCACCAACATAATAATTCATAGTATTCGAATTCATCATTGCAAAGCTCAAGCCCCAGGGATGGTAATGGGACCAAATGGAAAGGTTATTTCTTTGGGCCAAGTAGATGGAGATGCAATTAGACTGGTCACCGCTTCAAAAATTTGGATTGATCATAATACGCTTTATAATTGTGAAGATGGTCTTCTTGATGTCACACGAGGCTCTACTGATGTGACTATTTCCAGTAATTGGTTTAGAGAACAAGATAAAGTTATGCTTCTTGGACATGATGATGGATATGTAAGGGACTTAAACATGAAGGTTACTGTGGTGTACAATCATTTTGGACCAAATTGTAACCAACGAATGCCAAG GATTCGTCATGGATATGCACATGTAGCCAACAACATTTATTTAGGTTGGATGCAATATGCCATTGGTGGAAGTATGGGGCCTAGCCTCAAAAGTGAATCTAACCTCTTCATAGCACCAAAAGATGGGAGTAAAGAG GTAACATGGAGAAACAATGATCGTACAAATAGAGACAAATGGGAGTTTCATTCAAAAGGGGATGCATTTAAAAATGGAGCTTCATTTGCAGCAACAGAAGGAGGACGTGTGCGAAAGCCTAATTATAATAAAGAACAAAGTTTTAAAGTAGTTGATGTCAAATCTGTTCGATCACTGACACGATCATCAGGTGCATTTCAATGTAGTAGGACCTCTATATGTTGA